A single Manduca sexta isolate Smith_Timp_Sample1 chromosome 11, JHU_Msex_v1.0, whole genome shotgun sequence DNA region contains:
- the LOC115452171 gene encoding 26S proteasome non-ATPase regulatory subunit 8 yields MASVKDVATLYQNLKTEWAKKPRKLDKCGELLNKIKIALTQLSFLPSNNTVANQKELILARDVLEIGAQWAVAVKDVKAFERYMSQLKCYYFDYKDHLPESAFMYQLLGLNLLFLLSQNRVAEFHTELERLPVDVIRADPYVRHPLALEQYLMEGSYNKIFLAKGNVPAESYTLFMDTLLETVRGEIAACIEKAYQSIPCAEAARRLNLSSQQAVLEYGKKRNWNLGPDNRYLFATADDVNAASAGVLPSSELAEQTIEYARHLEMIV; encoded by the exons ATGGCTTCGGTTAAAGATGTAGCTACTTTGTATCAAAATCTTAAAACAGAATGGGCAAAGAAACCTAGAAAACTTGACAAATGTGGAGAactattgaacaaaataaag atCGCATTAACACAACTGAGCTTTCTTCCGAGTAATAACACAGTGGCGAATCAGAAGGAGTTGATTTTGGCGAGAGATGTTCTGGAAATTGGTGCCCAGTGGGCTGTCGCCGTAAAGGATGTCAAAGCGTTCGAGCGATACATGTCACAGCTGAAATgctattattttgattacaa AGATCATCTTCCAGAATCAGCATTCATGTATCAGCTTCTTGGGCTGAACCTGTTATTCCTTCTCTCTCAGAATCGTGTGGCTGAGTTCCACACGGAGCTGGAACGGTTACCTGTGGATGTGATCAGGGCTGATCCTTATGTCAGGCATCCACTTGCATTAGAACAATATCTCATGGAGGGAAgctataataaaatctttttggcTAAG GGTAATGTACCAGCTGAAAGTTACACCCTATTCATGGATACACTGCTGGAGACAGTGAGAGGAGAGATTGCAGCATGTATTGAGAAGGCTTACCAGAGCATCCCATGTGCAGAAGCTGCAAGGAGGCTCAACTTGTCCTCACAACAAGCTGTGCTTGAATATGGGAAGAAG cgTAACTGGAATCTGGGCCCAGACAACCGCTACCTCTTTGCAACAGCTGATGATGTGAATGCCGCCAGTGCTGGAGTACTGCCATCTTCCGAACTTGCTGAGCAGACTATTGAATATGCAAGACACCTTGAGATGATAGTCTAA